Proteins encoded by one window of Winogradskyella sp. PG-2:
- a CDS encoding 3-hydroxyacyl-CoA dehydrogenase/enoyl-CoA hydratase family protein, with the protein MSKRRIKKIAIIGSGIMGSGIACHFVNIGVDVLLLDIVPRELNDKEKAKGLTLEDKVVRNRLVNDALTASIKSKPAPLYHNSFKSKITTGNLEDDIAKVKDVDWIMEVVVERLDIKQQVFENLEKYRTPGTLITSNTSGIPIKFMSEGRSEDFQKHFCGTHFFNPARYLKLFEIIPGPKTDASVLEFLNGYGEQFLGKTSVVAKDTPAFIGNRIGIFSIMNVFHVVKELNLTIEEVDKLSGPVIGRPKSATFRTVDVVGLDTLVHVANGIKDNCPNDEQLDLFNIPDFINTMLENKWLGSKTGQGFYKKSISVEGKKEILSLDLNTLEYRSKMRAKFATLELTKTIDNVADRFKVLVKGKDKAGEFYRKHLSALFAYVSNRIPEITEDLYKIDDAMKAGFGWGHGPFQIWDAIGVEKGIEMMKTEGIEPSAWVTEMLASGSTSFYTVKDGATYTYDIPKKSQEKIPGQDSFIILDNIRKTTEVYKNSGVVVEDLGDGILNVEFRSKMNTIGGDVLTGLNKAIDIAEKDFAGLVVGNQADNFSVGANIGMIFMMAAEQEYDELNMAIKFFQDSMMRMRYSSIPTVAAPHGMSLGGACELSMHADKVVAAAETYIGLVEFGVGVIPGGGGSKEMALRASDTFKKGDVQLNTLQEYFLTIGMAKVATSAYEAYDLGILQKGKDIVVVNKDRQIAVAKQHAKLMADMGYTQPVKRTDVKVLGKQALGMFLVGTDSMKDSKYISEHDMKIANKLAYVMAGGDLSEPTLVSEQYLLDLEREAFLSLCTERKTLERIQHMLTKGKPLRN; encoded by the coding sequence ATGAGTAAACGTAGAATTAAAAAAATAGCGATTATTGGTTCGGGTATTATGGGAAGCGGAATAGCTTGTCATTTTGTAAATATTGGTGTTGATGTCTTGTTATTAGACATTGTTCCAAGAGAACTTAATGATAAGGAAAAAGCTAAGGGTTTAACTTTAGAAGATAAAGTTGTCAGAAATAGGTTAGTTAATGATGCACTTACTGCATCAATTAAATCAAAACCTGCACCACTCTATCATAATTCGTTTAAAAGTAAAATAACAACTGGAAACCTTGAAGACGATATAGCTAAGGTAAAGGATGTCGATTGGATTATGGAAGTTGTTGTAGAACGTCTAGACATTAAACAACAAGTCTTTGAAAATTTAGAAAAATATAGAACACCAGGAACTTTGATTACTTCGAACACTTCTGGTATTCCAATTAAGTTTATGAGCGAAGGAAGAAGTGAAGATTTTCAGAAGCATTTCTGTGGTACACATTTCTTTAATCCTGCGAGATATTTAAAGTTATTCGAAATCATACCTGGACCTAAAACTGATGCTTCAGTATTAGAATTTTTAAATGGTTATGGTGAACAATTCTTGGGAAAAACTTCGGTTGTTGCTAAAGACACACCAGCCTTTATTGGAAATAGAATAGGTATTTTCAGTATAATGAATGTCTTTCATGTGGTTAAGGAATTAAATCTTACCATCGAGGAAGTTGATAAGTTATCTGGCCCAGTAATAGGTCGCCCTAAATCGGCTACCTTCCGTACAGTAGATGTTGTTGGTTTAGACACGTTAGTTCATGTTGCTAATGGAATAAAAGATAATTGTCCTAATGATGAGCAGTTAGACTTATTTAATATCCCAGATTTCATCAATACGATGCTGGAAAATAAGTGGTTAGGAAGTAAAACAGGTCAAGGTTTTTATAAAAAATCGATTTCTGTAGAAGGCAAAAAGGAAATTCTTTCCCTAGACTTAAACACTTTAGAGTATAGATCTAAAATGCGTGCAAAATTTGCTACGCTAGAACTAACAAAAACAATTGATAATGTTGCTGATCGTTTTAAAGTATTAGTAAAAGGAAAAGATAAAGCTGGGGAATTCTATAGAAAGCATCTTTCCGCTTTATTTGCTTACGTATCTAATCGTATTCCTGAGATTACAGAAGACTTATATAAAATTGATGATGCAATGAAAGCAGGATTTGGTTGGGGACACGGTCCTTTCCAAATTTGGGACGCTATCGGAGTTGAAAAAGGAATTGAAATGATGAAGACTGAAGGCATAGAACCTAGCGCTTGGGTGACAGAAATGTTAGCATCAGGTAGTACTTCATTTTACACTGTGAAAGATGGTGCAACTTATACCTATGATATTCCAAAGAAATCTCAAGAAAAGATTCCAGGTCAAGACAGCTTTATCATATTAGATAATATTAGAAAAACAACTGAAGTCTACAAGAATTCTGGAGTTGTAGTTGAAGATTTAGGAGATGGAATCCTTAATGTAGAATTCCGATCTAAAATGAACACTATTGGTGGTGATGTATTAACAGGTTTAAATAAAGCGATTGATATTGCTGAAAAAGATTTCGCCGGATTAGTTGTTGGTAACCAAGCAGATAATTTTTCTGTTGGTGCAAACATAGGCATGATATTTATGATGGCAGCCGAACAAGAATACGATGAGCTTAATATGGCCATTAAATTCTTTCAAGATTCAATGATGAGAATGCGTTATTCTTCTATTCCAACAGTTGCTGCGCCTCACGGAATGTCTTTAGGTGGAGCTTGTGAATTATCAATGCATGCAGACAAAGTCGTTGCAGCCGCTGAGACATACATTGGACTTGTAGAGTTTGGTGTTGGTGTAATTCCTGGTGGTGGAGGTTCTAAAGAAATGGCTTTAAGAGCATCAGATACCTTTAAAAAAGGAGATGTGCAATTAAACACGCTTCAAGAATACTTCTTAACTATAGGAATGGCCAAAGTAGCAACTTCTGCATATGAAGCGTATGATTTAGGGATTCTTCAAAAAGGAAAAGATATCGTAGTTGTTAATAAGGATCGTCAAATAGCAGTTGCAAAACAACATGCCAAACTTATGGCAGATATGGGTTATACTCAACCTGTAAAACGAACTGATGTAAAAGTATTAGGTAAACAAGCATTAGGAATGTTCTTAGTTGGTACAGATTCTATGAAAGATTCTAAATATATCAGTGAGCACGACATGAAAATTGCAAATAAACTAGCCTACGTTATGGCTGGAGGAGATTTGTCTGAACCAACTCTAGTTAGTGAACAATATTTATTGGATCTTGAACGAGAAGCGTTCTTGTCTTTATGTACTGAGCGTAAAACTTTAGAGAGAATACAGCACATGTTAACGAAAGGTAAACCTTTAAGAAACTAA
- a CDS encoding MarR family winged helix-turn-helix transcriptional regulator has protein sequence MKDKTIDYILRTTWLAVNKMYNEEAAKFDSTMATGFTLLSIDPENGTPSTSLGPKMGMEATSLSRTLKTMEEKGLIERKPNPEDGRGVLIFLTEFGREKREYSRERVLTFNNTIRQNISEDKLNHFYEVAEVINNMISNKKIYNQKEHILK, from the coding sequence ATGAAAGACAAAACCATTGATTATATACTGAGAACCACATGGTTAGCAGTTAATAAAATGTATAATGAAGAAGCTGCTAAGTTCGACAGTACTATGGCAACTGGATTTACTTTATTAAGCATCGATCCAGAAAATGGTACACCTTCTACTTCTTTAGGTCCAAAAATGGGAATGGAAGCTACAAGCTTATCTCGTACTTTAAAAACCATGGAAGAAAAAGGGTTAATAGAACGCAAACCAAATCCTGAAGATGGTCGTGGAGTACTAATCTTTCTAACAGAATTTGGTAGAGAAAAAAGAGAGTACTCAAGAGAACGTGTATTAACTTTTAATAATACGATTCGTCAAAATATTTCTGAGGATAAATTAAATCATTTTTATGAAGTTGCAGAAGTCATTAATAATATGATTTCTAATAAAAAAATATACAATCAAAAAGAACACATTTTAAAGTAA